In Chloroflexota bacterium, one genomic interval encodes:
- the cdd gene encoding cytidine deaminase produces the protein MTQRSDQALIRAARDAREHAHAPYSGYAVGAAVRTRSGRIFTGCNIENASFGATVCAERVALWKAVSEGERDFDALAVVTLNGGSPCGLCRQVMAEFAPEMRIIIADLQGNFRETTVEDLLPDRFRPEDIVTED, from the coding sequence ATGACTCAACGCTCTGATCAGGCGCTGATCCGGGCGGCGCGGGACGCGCGTGAGCATGCTCACGCCCCTTACTCCGGCTACGCCGTGGGCGCGGCCGTGCGTACCCGCTCCGGACGCATCTTTACGGGCTGTAACATCGAGAACGCCTCCTTCGGCGCGACGGTCTGCGCCGAGCGTGTGGCGCTGTGGAAGGCCGTGTCGGAGGGAGAACGGGATTTCGATGCCCTGGCCGTGGTGACGCTGAACGGCGGGAGCCCCTGTGGCCTCTGTCGGCAAGTCATGGCCGAGTTCGCACCGGAGATGCGGATCATCATCGCGGACCTGCAGGGGAATTTCAGAGAGACGACGGTCGAGGATTTGCTTCCGGATCGATTCCGTCCGGAGGACATCGTGACCGAGGATTGA